In Mucilaginibacter celer, one DNA window encodes the following:
- a CDS encoding response regulator transcription factor: MHKAFVYMDSTFTQNLLNIQMIADELPSALIIHEVATLKIVYMNRNGLEVLGTTLAELQAMGPETYHIKYFNTEDSDEYVPKILHLIRSRTQEQVSYFQQVRVPEKTEWQLFVSNTKVFARNEAGDATHLLTMASMLDPTHHITTKVNRLMDEVSFLRQNNPLFLTLTKREKEILKYIAMGMSSPEIGAKLFIAPATAETHRKNIKNKLGLKNNYDAVRFAQAYNLV; the protein is encoded by the coding sequence ATGCACAAAGCTTTCGTTTATATGGATAGCACCTTTACCCAAAACTTACTTAACATACAAATGATAGCCGATGAGCTTCCGTCGGCCTTAATAATTCATGAAGTTGCAACGCTGAAGATAGTTTATATGAACCGTAACGGCCTTGAAGTATTGGGCACCACGCTTGCCGAGCTGCAGGCTATGGGACCGGAAACCTACCATATCAAATATTTTAATACCGAAGACAGCGATGAGTACGTACCCAAAATTTTGCATTTAATAAGAAGCCGGACGCAGGAACAGGTATCCTATTTTCAGCAGGTACGTGTGCCCGAAAAAACCGAATGGCAATTATTTGTAAGCAATACCAAAGTTTTTGCACGTAACGAAGCGGGCGATGCAACTCACCTGCTCACCATGGCCAGCATGCTTGATCCAACGCATCACATTACCACTAAGGTAAACCGGCTGATGGATGAGGTTAGTTTTTTGCGACAGAATAACCCGCTGTTTTTAACCCTTACCAAACGCGAAAAAGAGATTTTGAAATATATAGCCATGGGCATGAGCTCGCCCGAGATAGGTGCCAAACTTTTTATAGCCCCGGCAACTGCCGAAACTCATCGTAAAAACATTAAAAATAAACTGGGATTGAAAAACAATTATGATGCGGTGAGATTTGCGCAGGCGTATAATTTGGTGTGA
- a CDS encoding CBS domain-containing protein, whose product MIALDLIADSIPPVHTSDTIQKVLDRMVEFRLRHLPIVNEEQFLGLLAEDDLVAENDYQTQIGALALSLVNPYVLEDQHIYDVIRLFYEQQLTVVPVLDAKSNYLGLISINAITEYFAKITSVSQPGGIIVLEISNKNNSLAHMAQIVESDNAQILSSYVQAYPDSTRMEVTLKINKQDISAIIASFLRYEYDIKASFNHTDINDSARDRYDSLMNYLNL is encoded by the coding sequence ATGATAGCGCTCGACCTGATAGCTGATTCGATACCTCCGGTACACACTTCTGATACCATACAGAAAGTGCTCGACCGCATGGTGGAATTTCGCCTCAGGCATTTGCCTATTGTTAATGAAGAACAGTTTTTGGGCCTGCTGGCCGAAGACGACCTGGTAGCCGAAAACGATTATCAAACGCAAATTGGTGCCCTGGCGCTTTCGCTGGTTAATCCTTATGTACTGGAAGATCAGCATATTTATGATGTTATCAGGTTGTTTTATGAGCAACAGCTTACCGTAGTGCCGGTGCTTGATGCCAAAAGCAATTACCTTGGCCTGATATCTATTAATGCCATTACCGAATACTTTGCTAAAATAACTTCGGTATCACAACCCGGCGGCATTATTGTGCTCGAGATCAGCAATAAAAATAATTCGCTTGCACACATGGCCCAGATTGTTGAATCTGACAATGCCCAGATCCTGAGCTCATATGTGCAGGCTTATCCGGATTCTACCCGTATGGAGGTTACCCTCAAAATAAATAAACAGGATATCTCGGCCATCATAGCCAGCTTTTTACGCTACGAATACGATATCAAAGCTTCCTTTAATCATACCGATATTAATGATAGCGCCCGCGACAGGTATGATTCCTTGATGAATTATTTGAATTTGTAG
- a CDS encoding alpha/beta fold hydrolase, whose translation MEFVLKEEHGFSYIDEGEGEVLLLLHGLMGALSNWDGVINEFKSKYRVIIPMLPVYDMPLISTGVKSLSKFVHKFIKFKKLSNITLLGNSLGGHVALVYLTAHPENIKALVLTGSSGLYENAFGGSFPRRESIDFVREKVQFTFYDPAIATDELVNDVFHTVNDRNRVIRLLAMAKSAIRHNMKKELNKMTLPVCLIWGRNDKITPPEVAVEFNELLPDSELHWIDKCGHAPMMEHPEEFNVLLKQFLTKLEAKVNA comes from the coding sequence ATGGAGTTCGTGCTTAAAGAGGAACACGGTTTTAGTTACATCGATGAGGGCGAAGGAGAAGTGCTGTTACTGCTGCATGGTTTAATGGGCGCGTTAAGCAACTGGGACGGGGTTATTAATGAGTTTAAATCGAAGTACAGGGTAATTATACCTATGTTGCCTGTGTATGATATGCCACTGATTAGCACGGGGGTAAAAAGCTTATCAAAATTTGTACACAAATTCATCAAGTTTAAAAAGCTTAGCAATATCACGTTGCTTGGTAACTCGCTTGGCGGGCATGTAGCTTTGGTTTATTTAACCGCGCATCCCGAAAATATAAAAGCATTGGTATTAACCGGTAGCTCGGGTTTGTACGAAAATGCTTTTGGCGGTTCGTTTCCGCGCCGTGAAAGCATTGATTTTGTGCGCGAAAAGGTGCAATTTACCTTTTATGATCCGGCAATTGCAACGGATGAACTGGTAAATGATGTTTTCCATACTGTAAACGACAGAAATCGCGTTATACGTTTGCTGGCCATGGCAAAATCGGCCATCAGGCATAATATGAAAAAGGAGCTGAACAAAATGACGCTTCCGGTATGCTTAATCTGGGGCCGTAATGATAAAATTACCCCGCCCGAGGTTGCCGTGGAGTTTAACGAACTGCTGCCCGATTCTGAACTGCACTGGATTGATAAATGCGGACATGCCCCTATGATGGAGCATCCCGAAGAGTTTAATGTTTTGCTTAAACAGTTTTTAACTAAATTAGAGGCCAAAGTGAATGCATAA
- a CDS encoding GatB/YqeY domain-containing protein, which translates to MSLTTQIDQDIKLAMLAKQADRLQALRAIKSALLLAKTEKGAAEELTEDAEIKVLQKLVKQRKESADIYKTQNRDDLYQVEMGEMLVIEEYLPQQMSRFEIEGYLEELIGRIGATSVKDMGRVMGMASKELAGKADGKTISEVVKQLLG; encoded by the coding sequence ATGTCATTAACCACACAAATAGACCAGGATATTAAACTGGCCATGCTGGCCAAACAGGCCGATCGTTTACAGGCTTTACGCGCTATTAAATCGGCATTGCTTTTAGCAAAAACAGAAAAAGGCGCTGCCGAGGAGCTAACCGAAGATGCCGAAATCAAGGTATTGCAAAAACTGGTAAAGCAACGCAAGGAATCGGCCGATATTTATAAAACTCAAAACCGCGACGACCTGTACCAGGTTGAAATGGGCGAGATGCTGGTTATTGAAGAGTACCTGCCGCAGCAAATGAGCCGTTTTGAAATTGAAGGTTATCTTGAAGAATTGATTGGCCGCATAGGTGCCACATCTGTAAAAGATATGGGCCGCGTAATGGGTATGGCCAGTAAAGAACTTGCCGGCAAGGCAGATGGCAAAACAATATCCGAAGTGGTGAAGCAGTTGCTGGGATAG
- a CDS encoding SDR family oxidoreductase has product MSKIALITGATAGIGEACAHVFAREGYNLILTGRRLERLEKLAKHLNEQYGAEIAISSFDVRNREDTISNLEDLPAEWKKVDVLVNNAGLSQGLDPIQKGSIDDWETMIDTNVKGLLYVSRVVSNWMIENGTGHIINLGSIAGKEVYANGNVYCATKHAVDALNKGMRIDLLPHGIKVTAIHPGAVETEFSEVRFKGNKERAKKVYEGFEPLAAEDVAETIWFVASRPKHVNINDLLIMPTAQANAGTIYRG; this is encoded by the coding sequence ATGAGTAAGATCGCTTTAATTACCGGGGCTACTGCAGGCATTGGCGAAGCATGCGCACACGTTTTTGCCCGTGAAGGATATAATTTAATTTTAACGGGCAGGCGTTTGGAACGCCTGGAGAAACTGGCCAAACACCTTAATGAGCAATATGGCGCAGAGATTGCCATATCATCATTTGATGTGCGCAACCGCGAAGATACCATCAGCAACCTGGAGGACTTACCCGCCGAATGGAAAAAGGTTGATGTGCTGGTAAACAATGCCGGCCTGAGCCAGGGGCTCGACCCGATACAAAAAGGCAGTATTGACGATTGGGAAACCATGATTGATACCAATGTTAAAGGCCTGCTGTATGTAAGCCGTGTAGTATCAAACTGGATGATTGAAAACGGAACCGGCCATATTATTAATTTGGGTTCGATAGCCGGTAAGGAGGTTTATGCCAACGGAAACGTATATTGTGCTACCAAACACGCGGTTGATGCCTTAAATAAAGGTATGCGTATTGATCTGCTGCCGCATGGCATTAAAGTTACTGCAATCCACCCCGGCGCTGTTGAAACCGAGTTTTCGGAAGTGCGTTTTAAAGGTAATAAGGAAAGGGCAAAAAAAGTTTACGAAGGCTTTGAACCGCTGGCGGCTGAGGATGTAGCCGAAACCATTTGGTTTGTGGCCTCGCGCCCAAAGCATGTTAATATTAACGATTTGCTGATTATGCCCACCGCGCAGGCTAATGCCGGTACGATATATAGGGGATAG
- a CDS encoding outer membrane beta-barrel protein has protein sequence MMINRYLVILVLLFGCSTAFAQRVPAWGGGADQQDLSFGFSFTYVASDFKIGKQADFRDAFRDVDGSIVKGRLNSISSKSTPGFGVGFLTRYRITEHLEVRTTPSLIFADRALHYSYVDPSEDVDKKVQTTSVDVPLLIKLKSDRLGDFRAYVIGGLKYTQAIGSKKNSDANLDLSEKLVKNISGFASYEAGIGCDIYFEFFKLSPEIKISNSFGNILLRENHPYSSPISRLGLHTFMFSLIFE, from the coding sequence ATGATGATAAACCGCTACCTTGTTATTTTAGTGCTTTTGTTTGGCTGCAGTACGGCGTTTGCACAGCGGGTACCGGCATGGGGTGGCGGGGCCGATCAGCAGGATCTGAGCTTTGGCTTTAGCTTCACTTATGTTGCCAGCGATTTTAAGATCGGCAAACAGGCCGATTTTCGGGATGCCTTCAGGGATGTGGACGGATCGATTGTTAAAGGGCGGCTAAACAGCATCAGCTCCAAAAGTACGCCCGGTTTCGGTGTTGGGTTTTTAACCCGTTACCGCATTACAGAGCATCTTGAGGTGCGCACCACGCCATCGTTAATATTTGCCGACAGGGCCCTGCATTACTCGTATGTTGATCCATCCGAAGATGTTGACAAAAAAGTGCAGACTACCTCGGTTGATGTGCCGTTGCTGATCAAACTAAAATCCGATCGCCTGGGCGATTTCCGCGCTTATGTAATAGGCGGTTTAAAATATACACAGGCTATCGGCTCCAAAAAAAACTCGGATGCTAATCTCGATCTTTCCGAAAAGCTGGTTAAAAACATAAGCGGCTTTGCTTCGTACGAGGCGGGTATAGGCTGTGATATTTACTTCGAGTTTTTCAAACTCTCGCCCGAGATTAAAATTTCTAACTCATTCGGTAATATTTTACTTCGGGAAAATCATCCTTATTCAAGCCCCATCAGCAGGTTGGGCTTGCATACTTTTATGTTTAGTTTGATTTTTGAGTAG
- the ubiE gene encoding bifunctional demethylmenaquinone methyltransferase/2-methoxy-6-polyprenyl-1,4-benzoquinol methylase UbiE, with protein MSKTITPYQNEQATKKEQVADMFNNISKTYDFLNHFMSLGIDIIWRKKAINELKQDQPKLILDVATGTGDFAFEALSILKPEKIIGVDISRGMLDIAEQKIAKRGLGDKFEVKLGDSEKLPFDADGFDAVTVAYGVRNFENLEMGLADINRVLKPGGKAVVLEFSKPKAFPIKQLYNFYFNYITPGIGKLFSKDSRAYSYLPESVAAFPDGKNFVALMDKVGFKNTKCRPLAFGICSIYTGIK; from the coding sequence ATGAGCAAAACTATAACTCCGTACCAAAACGAGCAGGCTACCAAAAAAGAGCAGGTGGCCGATATGTTCAACAATATCTCCAAAACATACGATTTTCTGAATCACTTCATGTCGCTGGGCATCGATATTATCTGGCGTAAAAAGGCGATCAATGAGTTAAAACAAGATCAACCCAAACTGATATTAGATGTAGCCACCGGTACCGGTGATTTTGCTTTCGAGGCGCTATCTATCCTCAAACCCGAAAAAATTATCGGTGTTGATATTTCGAGAGGGATGCTCGATATCGCGGAGCAAAAAATTGCGAAACGCGGTCTGGGCGATAAGTTTGAAGTAAAACTGGGCGACTCAGAAAAACTGCCTTTTGACGCCGATGGCTTTGATGCCGTAACCGTAGCATACGGCGTGCGCAACTTTGAAAATCTGGAAATGGGCCTGGCCGATATTAACCGCGTTTTAAAACCAGGCGGTAAAGCTGTAGTGCTGGAATTTTCAAAACCAAAAGCATTCCCCATAAAACAATTGTATAATTTTTACTTTAACTATATTACGCCGGGTATTGGTAAGTTGTTCAGTAAAGATTCGAGAGCTTACAGTTACCTGCCCGAATCTGTGGCGGCTTTTCCTGATGGGAAGAATTTTGTTGCGCTGATGGATAAAGTGGGTTTTAAAAATACCAAATGCAGGCCTTTGGCGTTTGGTATCTGTTCGATATACACCGGCATAAAATAA
- a CDS encoding Gfo/Idh/MocA family protein: MKEEQASSRRSFIKKLTTATAAVAAGSSLVAAESQGKSFSIIKRLVGNSPNDQVNLALIGAGGMGTQDTITALQTPGVKLVAACDLYDGRLKDAKTRWGADLYTTRVYKEILNRKDIDAVIVGTPDHWHQQISVDAMHAGKHVYCEKPMVHAISEGPAVIKAQKDTGMVFQVGSQGVSSLGNEKAHELLKAGAIGELNYAEGFWARRNPLEVWQYPIPDDASPETVDWETYISNTKKRPFDQKRFFRWRNYTDYGTGMAGDLFVHLFSSLHFITDSVGPNKIYASGGLRFWNDGREVPDVLLGTFDYPKTQAHPAFNLSLRCNFVDGTSGTTYLKLVGSEGSMDITWDKVVLKRNKVMTSDDPFYLDKLKKAGSGYAERKKMLPPEEITYDAEKGYLGGPYDHMVNFFTAIRNKGKVTEDAVFGYRAAAPALLCNDSYYNNSPMFWDPEKMQLIKK, encoded by the coding sequence ATGAAAGAAGAACAAGCATCCTCGCGCCGTAGTTTTATTAAAAAATTAACTACAGCTACGGCGGCCGTTGCCGCCGGTTCAAGCCTTGTAGCTGCCGAAAGCCAGGGCAAATCATTCTCCATTATTAAACGTTTGGTTGGCAACAGCCCTAACGACCAGGTAAACCTTGCCCTGATAGGTGCCGGGGGCATGGGCACCCAGGATACCATAACCGCCCTGCAAACGCCGGGTGTAAAACTGGTTGCCGCCTGCGATTTGTACGATGGCCGCCTTAAAGATGCCAAAACCCGCTGGGGTGCCGACCTGTATACAACCCGGGTTTATAAAGAGATCCTGAACCGCAAGGATATCGACGCGGTGATTGTTGGCACGCCCGACCATTGGCACCAGCAAATTTCGGTAGATGCGATGCATGCCGGTAAGCACGTATATTGCGAAAAACCAATGGTACATGCCATAAGCGAAGGCCCGGCGGTTATTAAAGCGCAAAAAGATACCGGCATGGTTTTCCAGGTGGGCAGCCAGGGTGTATCGTCATTAGGTAACGAAAAAGCACATGAACTGCTAAAAGCCGGGGCAATTGGCGAGTTAAACTATGCCGAAGGTTTCTGGGCGCGCCGCAACCCGCTTGAGGTTTGGCAATACCCTATCCCGGATGATGCTTCGCCCGAAACCGTGGATTGGGAAACTTATATCAGTAATACAAAAAAACGGCCGTTTGATCAGAAACGCTTTTTCCGCTGGAGAAACTATACCGACTATGGTACAGGCATGGCAGGCGATTTATTCGTTCATCTCTTCTCGAGCCTGCATTTTATAACTGATTCTGTTGGCCCCAATAAAATTTATGCCTCGGGCGGTTTACGCTTCTGGAATGATGGTCGTGAAGTACCTGATGTGTTGTTAGGCACTTTCGATTATCCCAAAACCCAGGCGCACCCGGCCTTTAACCTATCCTTACGCTGCAACTTTGTGGATGGTACCAGCGGCACAACTTATCTTAAACTGGTAGGCAGCGAAGGCTCGATGGATATTACCTGGGATAAGGTGGTGTTGAAACGCAATAAGGTAATGACTTCTGATGATCCTTTTTACCTGGATAAACTAAAAAAAGCCGGAAGCGGTTATGCCGAACGTAAAAAAATGCTCCCGCCCGAAGAAATCACCTATGATGCAGAAAAAGGATACCTTGGTGGCCCGTACGATCACATGGTAAACTTTTTCACCGCCATCCGCAATAAAGGTAAAGTAACCGAGGATGCTGTGTTCGGCTATCGCGCGGCTGCTCCTGCCCTGTTGTGTAACGATAGCTACTATAACAACAGCCCGATGTTTTGGGATCCGGAAAAAATGCAGCTTATCAAAAAATAA
- a CDS encoding 3-keto-disaccharide hydrolase yields MKQHLKKIGLVTLAATLVCGQIFATPGRKPKPHKQATPAKGSWVNLFDGKTLKGWHSFNKKGAVKNWTIVDGALVCLGAAQGDTGGDIVTDKAYTNFELSWEWKIDKGSNSGVMYHVVEDPKYHATYETGPEYQIIDDQGWPDKLEDWQKTGCDYAMYLPNSQKKVAPVGTWNTSKIVFNNGHVEHWLNGKKILAFEAWTDDWKKKKTTGKWKDYPDYGTAKTGLIALQDHGHKAYFRNIKIKEL; encoded by the coding sequence ATGAAACAACATTTAAAAAAGATAGGACTGGTTACACTTGCGGCAACTTTGGTTTGCGGACAAATCTTCGCCACCCCTGGTCGCAAACCCAAGCCACATAAACAAGCTACCCCTGCAAAAGGTAGCTGGGTAAACCTGTTTGATGGTAAAACCTTGAAAGGCTGGCACAGCTTCAACAAAAAAGGCGCAGTAAAAAACTGGACCATTGTTGATGGCGCCCTCGTTTGCCTCGGCGCGGCCCAGGGCGATACCGGCGGGGATATTGTTACCGATAAAGCCTACACCAATTTTGAGCTAAGCTGGGAATGGAAAATTGATAAAGGCAGCAATAGCGGCGTAATGTACCACGTAGTTGAAGACCCGAAGTACCACGCCACGTATGAAACCGGTCCCGAATACCAGATCATTGACGACCAGGGCTGGCCCGACAAACTGGAAGACTGGCAAAAAACCGGCTGCGATTATGCCATGTACCTCCCCAACTCGCAAAAAAAGGTAGCACCAGTTGGCACCTGGAACACCAGCAAAATTGTTTTCAACAACGGCCATGTGGAGCACTGGCTAAACGGCAAAAAAATATTAGCCTTTGAAGCCTGGACCGATGACTGGAAAAAGAAGAAAACGACAGGCAAGTGGAAGGATTATCCGGATTACGGCACTGCTAAAACCGGTTTAATAGCCTTGCAGGATCATGGGCATAAGGCTTATTTCAGGAATATTAAGATTAAGGAGCTGTAG
- a CDS encoding VOC family protein produces MNEYKIPAQTRIGHVHLKVSDLQKSLDFYCGLLGFEKMVTYGDQAAFISAGGYHHHIGLNTWHSKGASPAPEYAPGLYHTAILYPERKDLAVALKRLIEAKYPITGASDHGVSEAIYLNDPDGNGVELYWDRPKEDWPVDHEGKLTMYTRRLDMEGLLATL; encoded by the coding sequence ATGAACGAATATAAGATCCCCGCCCAAACCCGTATCGGCCACGTACACTTAAAAGTGAGCGACCTGCAAAAATCACTCGATTTTTATTGTGGTTTGCTCGGCTTTGAAAAAATGGTTACTTATGGCGATCAGGCCGCTTTTATTTCGGCCGGCGGTTATCACCACCACATCGGCTTAAATACCTGGCATAGCAAAGGTGCTTCGCCCGCACCCGAATATGCTCCGGGTTTATACCATACTGCAATATTATATCCCGAAAGAAAAGATCTGGCCGTAGCACTGAAAAGATTAATCGAAGCGAAATATCCCATCACCGGCGCATCAGACCATGGTGTATCTGAAGCCATTTACCTGAATGATCCGGATGGTAACGGCGTTGAATTATACTGGGATAGGCCTAAAGAAGATTGGCCTGTAGATCATGAAGGTAAACTAACGATGTATACCCGCAGACTGGATATGGAAGGGTTGTTGGCGACATTGTAA
- the yihA gene encoding ribosome biogenesis GTP-binding protein YihA/YsxC: MIVKTAEFICSNSQVSKLPPPVKAEYAFIGRSNVGKSSLINTITGKKGLAKTSQTPGKTQLINHFLINESWYIVDLPGYGYARASKTEKAKWDKFIHTYLDKRESLQCVMVLIDSRLDPQKIDLEFCNWLGEKGLSFVLVFTKADKQSSIKTDQSIAKFRKALMTTFEEMPQYFITSSETQLGREEILEFIDVVNQGFEIPHYQQPEQSE, from the coding sequence ATGATCGTAAAAACGGCCGAATTTATTTGCAGCAACAGCCAGGTAAGCAAGTTACCTCCGCCGGTAAAAGCTGAATATGCTTTTATCGGGCGCTCAAATGTGGGTAAATCCTCACTTATCAATACCATAACAGGTAAAAAGGGATTAGCCAAAACATCGCAAACGCCGGGCAAAACGCAATTGATCAATCACTTTTTGATTAACGAAAGCTGGTACATTGTGGATTTACCAGGTTACGGTTATGCGCGTGCGTCAAAAACAGAAAAGGCTAAATGGGATAAGTTTATACATACTTACCTTGATAAACGCGAAAGCCTGCAATGCGTAATGGTACTGATTGACAGCCGCCTCGACCCACAAAAAATCGACCTTGAATTTTGCAACTGGCTTGGCGAAAAAGGTTTGTCGTTTGTATTGGTATTTACCAAAGCAGATAAGCAATCGAGCATCAAAACAGATCAAAGCATCGCTAAATTCAGGAAAGCTTTGATGACCACGTTTGAAGAAATGCCACAGTATTTTATTACTTCGTCTGAAACGCAATTAGGTAGGGAAGAGATTTTGGAGTTTATTGATGTGGTAAACCAGGGTTTTGAAATACCTCATTACCAGCAGCCAGAACAAAGTGAATAA
- a CDS encoding UbiA-like polyprenyltransferase — protein MKKYLSLVTFAHTIFAMPFAFIGFFLAVTTTQYHFDWLKLVLMVLCMVFARNSAMAFNRYLDRDIDIKNPRTKQRDIPAGRISPKAALTFVIVNCLLFITATWFINKLCFFLSPVALFVVMGYSATKRFTALCHLVLGLGLSLAPIGAYLVVTGQFAITPIFFSLSVLCWVSGFDIIYALQDEDFDRSQNLHSIPAYLGKVNALRLSTFLHVLSAIFIMMPAIETHVGFLYYIGIAFFCAMLVYQHLLVKPNDLSRVNFAFMTTNGIASVVFAVLFLLDRIWIH, from the coding sequence ATGAAAAAATACTTATCCTTAGTAACCTTCGCTCACACCATCTTCGCCATGCCCTTCGCTTTCATCGGCTTCTTTTTGGCGGTAACCACAACCCAATACCACTTCGACTGGCTTAAACTGGTATTGATGGTGCTGTGTATGGTTTTTGCCCGCAACTCGGCTATGGCTTTTAACCGTTATTTGGATAGAGACATCGATATAAAAAACCCACGTACCAAACAGCGCGATATTCCGGCAGGACGAATTAGCCCCAAGGCTGCTTTAACCTTTGTTATTGTCAACTGTTTGTTATTTATTACAGCAACCTGGTTCATTAACAAACTCTGCTTTTTCCTCTCTCCCGTTGCTTTATTTGTGGTAATGGGTTACAGTGCTACCAAACGCTTTACAGCGCTTTGCCATTTGGTTTTAGGCTTAGGTTTATCACTTGCTCCTATCGGTGCATATTTGGTGGTAACAGGTCAATTTGCTATTACGCCGATATTTTTCTCATTATCAGTACTGTGCTGGGTAAGCGGTTTTGATATTATCTATGCCCTGCAGGATGAGGATTTTGACCGTAGCCAAAACCTGCATTCAATTCCAGCTTATCTGGGTAAAGTGAATGCCTTAAGGTTGTCAACTTTCCTGCACGTGCTTTCGGCCATCTTTATCATGATGCCGGCTATTGAAACACATGTAGGCTTTTTGTATTACATCGGTATCGCGTTTTTCTGCGCCATGCTGGTCTACCAACATTTATTGGTTAAACCGAACGATTTAAGCCGGGTTAACTTCGCGTTTATGACAACCAATGGTATTGCCAGTGTGGTATTTGCCGTATTGTTTTTGTTGGATAGGATATGGATCCACTAA
- a CDS encoding Crp/Fnr family transcriptional regulator, translated as MDPLSALQKFREYFESYVPLTDEEWQALSQYLTVDTLKKKKFYVEAGKVCDQIGLMVKGAVRYYHVKDGEEITGYFSFENEMLSSYKSFLKRSPAANYIQALEDSVIVNLSHKNLQQACTNPLLGFKMERFGRLIAEHYLICYEERVTSFITQSPEERYSQLLETGGEALYRIPQHYIANFLGITPVSLSRIRRRIMKISA; from the coding sequence ATGGATCCACTAAGCGCGCTCCAAAAATTCAGGGAGTATTTTGAAAGCTATGTACCGCTTACTGATGAGGAGTGGCAGGCACTTTCACAATATTTAACTGTCGACACGCTTAAAAAGAAAAAGTTTTATGTAGAGGCCGGAAAGGTTTGCGACCAGATAGGCCTGATGGTAAAAGGCGCTGTTCGCTACTATCACGTTAAGGACGGCGAAGAAATTACCGGTTACTTCAGCTTTGAAAACGAAATGCTGAGTTCGTACAAAAGCTTTCTTAAACGGAGCCCGGCAGCAAATTATATCCAGGCGCTGGAAGATTCGGTAATTGTGAATCTGAGCCACAAAAACCTTCAACAAGCCTGCACGAACCCATTGCTTGGCTTCAAAATGGAGCGCTTCGGCAGGTTGATTGCCGAACATTACCTCATCTGCTACGAAGAACGCGTAACTTCGTTCATCACCCAATCGCCGGAGGAACGCTACAGTCAACTCCTCGAAACCGGCGGCGAAGCCTTATATCGCATCCCACAACATTATATCGCCAATTTTTTAGGTATTACTCCTGTTTCATTGTCACGGATCAGGAGAAGGATTATGAAGATAAGCGCTTAA
- a CDS encoding NAD-dependent epimerase/dehydratase family protein, with amino-acid sequence MHTILGAGGPVANALTKQLIAHNEAIRLVSRKPAKVDYDKATWQKADLLNYDEVLAAAQGSTIIYLVAGLVYDKDIWRTQWPVIMQNVINVTKATGARLIFFDNVYMYGLVNGAMKEDTPYKPSSVKGQIRAGIAEMLMNEVKAGNIRATIARAPDFYGTDSTNSFIDMMVLSNYAKKQSAKWIGDANCKHNFIYVPDAGKAMFLLGQNPDSNNQIWHLPTPPAITGKEFLNIAARVYNVEPKYSSINKVMLWLAGLFKKVIMGTVEMYYQYDHDYIFDSSKFEKIFNFKPTSYEDGITEMSKTLYKG; translated from the coding sequence ATGCATACCATATTAGGAGCCGGCGGCCCCGTAGCGAACGCCCTCACCAAACAATTAATAGCCCACAACGAAGCCATCCGTTTAGTTAGCCGCAAACCCGCTAAGGTTGATTACGATAAAGCAACCTGGCAAAAAGCTGATCTGCTTAATTATGATGAAGTATTGGCCGCCGCACAGGGATCAACCATTATTTACCTCGTTGCCGGATTAGTTTATGATAAAGACATCTGGCGCACGCAATGGCCGGTAATTATGCAAAACGTGATAAACGTTACCAAAGCAACCGGTGCCCGTTTAATATTTTTTGATAACGTTTACATGTATGGGCTTGTAAACGGTGCCATGAAAGAAGATACGCCCTACAAACCCAGCAGTGTTAAAGGACAAATCCGTGCAGGTATTGCCGAAATGCTGATGAATGAAGTTAAAGCCGGAAATATTCGAGCCACCATTGCCCGTGCACCCGATTTTTACGGTACCGACTCGACCAATAGTTTTATTGATATGATGGTGCTGAGCAATTACGCCAAAAAGCAAAGCGCCAAATGGATAGGCGATGCAAACTGTAAACACAATTTTATTTATGTGCCGGACGCAGGTAAAGCAATGTTCCTGCTTGGTCAAAATCCGGATAGTAACAACCAGATCTGGCACCTCCCTACCCCGCCTGCCATTACCGGTAAAGAATTTTTAAATATCGCCGCCCGGGTTTATAATGTTGAGCCGAAATACTCAAGTATCAATAAAGTTATGCTGTGGCTGGCCGGTTTATTCAAAAAGGTGATTATGGGTACGGTTGAGATGTACTACCAATACGATCATGATTATATTTTTGATAGCAGCAAGTTTGAAAAGATATTCAACTTTAAGCCAACAAGTTATGAGGATGGGATAACTGAAATGTCGAAAACACTTTATAAGGGGTAA